The genomic stretch TGATCGCCAGACTCCATATACAACTGCTCTTGCTCAAACAGCATGTCGTCCACCAGCATATCCATGCCATAAATTTGCCCGAGAGATGGGATCGCACCTGGCTCACAATCTTGAAATAAAGTTGATAACTCAAGTTCAGAAAGTAAATAATATTGTTTACCCGTTTGACGGTTTATCTCACCAATTAACACATGTTTATTGGCAGGCACGACAGCCATAAGATAATCACCGCCAATATCACGCAAAATCACCGCTTTCGCGACTTGTGATGTGGGGACATGCGCTGATAGCGCAGAATTGAATGAACTGGCGGTGTGACGATGTTTTACTAAACTGAAATCAATATTATGACTCGCCAAAAATTGGCCTACTTTGGTTGCCATACTCATATTAGCCTCCATAAAATACGCTTTATACAAGCAAAGTATGGAGGCTAAATAGACACAACGCGAGCTAATCAGCACATTATTTAGGTAATCATATTAAGTCATGTTGAGCCGATATTGTCGTTGCTTATAAGCCAATAAGATAATCGCTAATACTCCATAAGCAAATGCTTGAATCAACAACTGAATTTGAAAATTACTGACCACCTCAAACTCAGCACCCATCTGATTAAGCTGCAACAAACCTTGAATCGCAGCAGTGCTCGGGAATAATTGTGATATCGCCACCAGCCAAGTCGGGATCTCACTTATCGGCCAAATAAAACCACTGCTAAATAACACCGGCATCGAGCTAAACAGAATAACTTGCGTCGCTGTTTCAGCTTGGTTATACAACTGCCCTAACGCCACCCCCAGACAGACCACAGCCAGTAAAAATGGGACCAGTAGCTTGAGAATATCCCACGCAGCGGCGAGTCGATTAACCCCGTATACATCCAATGCAAAACCAAAATAATACAAACTAAACACCAGGTACAGACCAAGAAAAACCAGTCCCCGCGCCAGTAATAACAAGGTCGGTGATGCAGTTAACCAATAGCCCTGTTCTTTTGCCCTTGAACGTTCATTTTGACTCGCCGATAAAATACCGCTAACGATCAATAACGTTTGCTGCAAAATCAAAATAAATACCGCAGGCACCACGTAATCTAAATAGCCATTGACCTGATTAAACACCGGCTGTAGGTTTAATGA from Moritella marina ATCC 15381 encodes the following:
- a CDS encoding aminoacyl-tRNA deacylase; the protein is MSMATKVGQFLASHNIDFSLVKHRHTASSFNSALSAHVPTSQVAKAVILRDIGGDYLMAVVPANKHVLIGEINRQTGKQYYLLSELELSTLFQDCEPGAIPSLGQIYGMDMLVDDMLFEQEQLYMESGDHINLINLDKRQFGKAMGSLPHSHISGYSFKEGPLFERRDL
- a CDS encoding ABC transporter permease, translating into MNKFLALVVLEIKSVFADRSILLTMFGGIIMYSILYPLPYSQQVSRDAEIVIIDYDRSSVSRELIRMVNATPDAHIAGQVDSVGDAEALIEQGVIKGFLVIPQHFRRDLLMEKPVTLSLGGDASYFMTYSTITSGILKAGGTLSAQIKVARLTVDTESMLLAKAQWQPASLNLQPVFNQVNGYLDYVVPAVFILILQQTLLIVSGILSASQNERSRAKEQGYWLTASPTLLLLARGLVFLGLYLVFSLYYFGFALDVYGVNRLAAAWDILKLLVPFLLAVVCLGVALGQLYNQAETATQVILFSSMPVLFSSGFIWPISEIPTWLVAISQLFPSTAAIQGLLQLNQMGAEFEVVSNFQIQLLIQAFAYGVLAIILLAYKQRQYRLNMT